The window ATAAAGATGTCCAATTTTACAAGTATAAGTAGATAGACTGTGTTTCAATCATTAATTCTGCAAGCCTTGGGAAAAATGAGCTCAACAGTTACATTTGGAGcaggatttttatttatgtgaaataaatatatgcaacAGAGAAAGGACTACTCCTTCTCTGACACTCACTCACTGCATCGATTTGCAATTTACACGCTTGTCCCATATTTaatctcattttatatttttctattaaattCGTTGATATTAAGATAATTCTGATTCATGGTAAGTGTTCCTGTCACTTTCGACATTTATgcatatgaaatatttatgacAAGCTGTTGGTTGATGCTACTTctcaacatttttttcattggttgcacttatttatatatagtaattgaattaaacAAGTCTCTAATTTAAACttacaaaagtaaaaaagtgtGGAGCATTTTATAGTCCTTAGATTGTGAAGATCTACGGTTTGATCGATCTGATTTCGGTTTTTGGAAGATGGAGGTCGATGATCCACATTATGGCTATGCACAAGACTCTTAAGATTGTTTTTTTCTAGATTTTCATTCTATAATATAgtacattttaaaatgttaaattttaaattatagttaatctattaaatataaacaaataatgaaatagaaTTAAGCATTAATTAGAgttatgaatttatatatatctacTAAAATAGACAAGTAACCAAATAATGGCAGCATAATTTTGTGAATATGAGTTATATTAGTTCACAATCTATAGTAATGAATACTAAGTTAGCACCAAAAGTGAGATAAATCACAATATCATTATACattgagaagaaaaaacaaacttacCTAAGTTGTTTGCAATAATTCATTCTTTgtgaaaattgtaatttaagtTGGATTCATGGATATGTACAAATCAAAGCAAGAAGAATCCTTAAATGAAGGAAATCTAAATTCTCAGATTGCCTTTTGACGAATTGAAACGACTTTATTAGatctaaaattctacattacaatatatatagatactaataaaattttagtggTATGAATTAGGTATGAGTAAGttcaaaaaagaagaaaacgaGGTCGAGGGGAAATGTCAAATTCagacataaattaaataagaaggGAGCAATTAATTTTGGGATTTGCGGTAATTGGTCTTCGATTTTGCCTTTTCAGACAAAATTTCCAATcttgaaatgagaaaattcTCTTCGTTTAGATATTTTGAAAGcgatatatattgatataataatataattacattattatattcaGATAGCAAATGTATATTCCAAGAAATTAACTTATGATTAGGACCCCtgcaattttcctttttctttatgGTGCCACGCGctgtataaataaataaatgtaaataaataaaacgtGTGTTTTGAAAGATCAGATATCTGAATCAATTATAACCATTAACTCGATATATAGTTTCACACGTGTTGTTACTGCACATATGAGAATAAAAGTCTATTTAATCTACTTTATTAGGTGACCAAACTATATAAGACATAAATTAAGTTATCTATGCtagactatatatatttttatgcacAAACTAGCTCAACCACAAAAGCTTGAGAATAAGCCCAACAAAATGTTTCTAAATAAAGGTtattcttaaataaaaatttaatatatatttttattttaaaatacatgcaaaatacatttaaaaaaagttagtagtatataatttcatatcaaGTTGTAAGCTAAAAGTTTTaacagaaaaggaaaatagaaAACTAAACGAGCCACAGGCTCTAGTTACAATGTGAGTATAAGACTATGAAGCgcaacttaattaatattaagaTGTTTACCATCTATAAATTAGAGAACCATTATTGATCCAATTTgaagaataagaagaaagaaaaacactAACTATGTTCTCGCtagcaaaatataaatgaagtgaCAACCAATAGAAGTCACAAATGAATCTTTGATGGCATACCAAGGTCACAACGGATACCCCAACTAACATCCAAATTTTTGCAGCAATCAACCTCTATGCGAATAGCAAAAAAGTGAAGCACATAATCTCAGAGCGTCCAGTCTACTTTAAACTTCGTGGTTTCATCCAATTCTTACATCACTCATCTAATCTATCACTAATCGGGGGAAAAAAAGTTTGGACACCAACCACTAATACAGTACCCACAAAggttaaataatcaaatacatatatttaggaCTAAATAATATCCGAACAATTGACCTTTTAACCAAAAGATTCCAAACTATacataattacaaataaatatcCGAACTATTGATAGTTTGAATACCAATAAAAGTTTGGcaatttgcattttagtttCACGTGATCACATCACAGTCGATATGCCTTAGTGAGCAACAATAAAActtgtaatttaataaacgAAACTGAAAGTATGAAGTATTAAATCGtactttttcataatttaaaataagggGTAAATTCCATATGTAAAGCatatttaactcactttttatcaGACCATAATTTAAATCAGAGGTAAAATATCCAGTTTAGTCCACATCACAGTCAATAGACTAGTCAGCAAAAATAGAtgtgattttaaataaattaaattaaaagtctgataatactactaaattgTACACTTTCATGGTTTAAAACAAGGGGTTAAATTTCATGTCAATAGTTTTAATAGCCTAACTGTTTCCTCACGCACGTGTAAGAATTACACTGGGGCATAATCATAcaggacaaaaaaaatactccaagGTAAGGTATAGTTGGACTTTATTAGTCAGATAATAGAATTCACAATTgtatatatgttgatattatttttaataaatataaatatacatttattgTCTACATCCAAATTTTCCGACTTTTCCAATTCATGTGTGACGGCATTTAAATTGTCCTAACTCTTACTTTAATTGCTCTATAATGTCGTCCTAAGGCATTCACTTGCATAAATGAGCGTTGAGTTCATTCATTTGACTCAATTAAATCCCAATTTAAATAACTCCTATGGATTCACGCATATTAATGCCACCATAATAATGTCACACAATTTTATCATATCTCGTTATAAAATACTATCATATCAACGCCACTAaactatttgaaattttgatacTACTTCACATGATCAATATAGgaagaattaaataattttgcaGGTTATTTAATCTGATTATCCCTCTACGAATTGGTAAAACAAATTTACAGGATGAAAATGAATTCTGTGCAAAATTGAATGAGAGGCAGAGTATATTAAATGAGACAGAAGAAAATCAATTGCTACTCTTGACACAGCTGGGGAACTTAAAAATCTATCTCCAAATCCAACAACAAAGCACATTCAACTCAAAAGGCATtaattccaatttatttattttttgctgACAAAAACTCTTATGACAAAGTAGGTGTGTGTATTCAAAGATGGTAGGAAGAAATAATtctcatttattatttgttaggTGTATAAATCAATTACTTGATGCCgtaatttccctttttaatgCGCATTTACTCCCCCCTTTGACGCCAGAATAAGTTAAATAACacattttcctcttttttttctcaagaTTTCAACATATcataattattgtaaatttgatGCATTGATGATCTATATTTAGATTCAAAGGGAAATGTGCATTCAACTTGATCATCTTAGctaaagatatttatatactaattcTTTAAAAAGCTTATGAAACAACCTATTTTCTATCTTTACAAAAAATGGGAaccaataaaatttgaaatatggCTCCAACCAAGCATTGATTGAACTCAAATGGATATGTTGAGATCAATTCTAGGCTTCTTGGCAGACATAGGCAGTGGCACATTGCAGTTGCACCTAGGGCACTTTGGATTGGTGCTGGAGATGAGCACGTAGAGGAGACAGGTAGGGCAGCCGGCTGCGAACGACGACGACCTCTCCTCCTGATCGAGGTCGCTGTCCTTGATCGAGGACGACGAGTTCGAGGGAAGGGAGGATGACTTGGACATGGATATGGAGCGCTTTCGCACTGTCTCCTTCTCCGCCCTCTCGAGGGCGGACTTCACTTTATCCAAGGTGCACACGCTCTGGTACGGAGAGGCGGACGATGAGAGGGACACGAGCTTCAAGTCCAGCACCTCGTCGTCGAAGAGGTTCAGCGTCTGCTTCTTAGATGGAGGGAAGTTGAGGTCTTGTAACTTGGCTGCTGCCTTGCTCTGTTGAGGCTTGTTTTCTGTTGTAGATGATGATGAGTTTGATGAATTGCATCTCTGCAGATACACTTTTCCTGACTGGAAAATTTAACAATTGATCAATGCCAGAATCACtaatttcattcatttaatCATAAACAGATGATTATGTGAATCAGTGATGTTCAAATCATATAATTGGACGATCATTTGAACTTTAATTACAACGCAAGGGAGAGAGGAAGGCAATGAATGTGCAATTAAACCAAAGAGCTTCAATCATGGCAGAAATGGCTCCACAATCCCAAGAAAAATAACGGCACATATTTTCATCATCACGCCTTCAAAAACACGCATAATTGGGGATAAATTAACACCAATTAAACTCATTAAATGCCTCATTTAATTCGCTCATGAATGATCAAAAATCCGATTAATCATCGCAATTCCAAAATCGAGATAATACAAAACAAATTCACTCTACTCTCCACCACcaaacaaaccaaaattcaACATACGCCAATCAATTAAACTCATTAAATGCTTCCGTTAATCAGCTCACGAACGATCAAAATCGCGATTACTCACCAAATTCCAAAATCGAGATaatccaaaacaaaatcactctattatccaccaaaattcaaCATACCAATCGATTACACtcaaaacaacaaatcaatcaacaaaatcacCAGCAACGAAAAAGTCACGCATAAAGCGATTGTACCTTTAGGTCAAGTCGCTTCTCCCAGCCGGAGGGGACCTGCAAGTCCAGGTCCAGCTCCTTCGAATCAAGCGTCGTACATCCAGCGAGCAAGTCGCGGGTGATCGGAGCCGTCGGTTTGGGCGAATCGGCAGCGTCGCCGCCGTTGATCAATCTCACCAAGGAACTGACATCGGCAGCCATCGTAGGGCGGAAATTACAGAGTATATCTATCTTCTCTCTTCGATTGGAAGCAGAATTTAGGggtttggagagagagagaaaggaaggAGTGATGGAAATGTTTGGGTGGTATGAGTTTGTggagatataaatataaggaGGAGAAGGAGATTAAGATGATGAACTAAATTAATCAGCacctataattaattaaattaattgccATAATGAAGAATTGAatgtatattgattttatgtgTGGGAATTGGGAAAGTTGTAATTAAATAGTTTGAATAAGTGTTTTTGATttggagtaataattattgatgGTTTGAGGCAATAAATGTGGAGAGAATACATAAAAGGACAGCTGTGAATTAAATACCAAGGCCTTTTGGCTTCCTTGGATAGGCCATTAATGACTGCTATTTTCCGCTCTATTTAGCTTCCTTTTGTGTTTATGAGGTTTATTGCATCATTAATCACCTTTTGTTTTCGCTATTAATTGAATACTAAGACTTGTTTGGCTctcatcaatttcaatttcaatttcaatttcaatttcaatttcaattatgGGATATCGGtctaaaatattactctcttaacctttaatttataaaatttaaatggcacaaattttaatgcataattggtaagtaaaataaagtaagagatacgGTAGTCAAAGTAGTATCAATGACAAAGAGATTCACACTGTAGGTAGTGCTTCATAAGactaatttaaaaagttcataGTTTCAAAAGATAGACTAAAAAAACAAGTatatagttcatatttttaaaggacgaagggagtaggaTAAACTTTGATTAATTCTGACatttttcacaatttaaaattgatatattaaaaataacgaatttttgaaaagtgtGCAATTTTCCTAGCCCGACCCAAATAGTTTTTTCTTGGCAGATTTTGAACATATTTGTCTAG is drawn from Salvia hispanica cultivar TCC Black 2014 chromosome 6, UniMelb_Shisp_WGS_1.0, whole genome shotgun sequence and contains these coding sequences:
- the LOC125192663 gene encoding uncharacterized protein LOC125192663 produces the protein MAADVSSLVRLINGGDAADSPKPTAPITRDLLAGCTTLDSKELDLDLQVPSGWEKRLDLKSGKVYLQRCNSSNSSSSTTENKPQQSKAAAKLQDLNFPPSKKQTLNLFDDEVLDLKLVSLSSSASPYQSVCTLDKVKSALERAEKETVRKRSISMSKSSSLPSNSSSSIKDSDLDQEERSSSFAAGCPTCLLYVLISSTNPKCPRCNCNVPLPMSAKKPRIDLNISI